Proteins from a genomic interval of Diprion similis isolate iyDipSimi1 chromosome 10, iyDipSimi1.1, whole genome shotgun sequence:
- the LOC124411290 gene encoding uncharacterized protein LOC124411290, whose amino-acid sequence MAGIFPTDREAEASEVLYTLLSVERIKDAGTSIEETSKTEDNASSSTVQKKQHRIVKKSSNALKKSNSKSQKHLGKTSEEPPFASENEDADEITNSNADESLVVNGSEQERELTCEETEQHRKTIPKKKCGTKRKQKRVKSEGEASFEPTRLEDNAVQVLERFKRGCECQDDQCFRGLNPESVYRHRLNIAELTKAEHDMYLMGVTMACLTNPSLTARHTERRRLRAQYVYQGRRVCLDAFLYLENCTHYQIKRIRKHLVTHGVTPRVHGNHGKVPHNTFSLDIYKIATEFLKSFISKQEAKQKTSTKQGSLHLASDMTRKTVHDLYSKYCRKLSPSIKIMGYSTFRRFMKVQFPQVKFAKVEFVVKGQVGQNQNSAKGGAEERDNKDKSAGKKDLVPLVIANSTVEQNGAYLLTPVNKLQEGVSYQLTSDGFLVKSSTAQFTVVNNRCPE is encoded by the exons ATGGCAGGTATTTTTCCTACCGATCGTGAGGCGGAAGCTAGCGAGGTCCTCTACACGTTGTTGTCCGTCGAACGCATCAAAGACGCTGGTACAAGTATCGAGGAAACTTCAAAGACGGAAGATAATGCA TCTTCTAGTACAGTCCAAAAGAAACAACATCGAATTGTTAAGAAATCTTCCAacgctttgaaaaaaagtaatagcAAATCTCAAAAGCATCTTGGTAAAACGTCCGAGGAGCCACCTTTCGCATCTGAGAACGAAGATGCAGACGAGATAACGAATTCAAATGCCGACGAATCACTTGTTGTCAACGGTTCAGAACAAGAGCGTGAG TTGACATGCGAGGAAACAGAACAGCATAGAAAAACAATCCCAAAGAAGAAGTGCGGGACtaagagaaaacaaaagcgAGTTAAATCAGAAGGGGAGGCAAGCTTCGAGCCGACGCGCCTCGAGGACAACGCGGTTCAAGTATTGGAACGGTTTAAACGCGGCTGCGAGTGCCAAGACGATCAGTGCTTCAGGGGATTGAATCCAGAGTCGGTTTACCGTCACAGATTGAACATCGCGGAACTGACCAAAGCTGAGCACGACATGTACTTGATGGGAGTGACGATGGCCTGCCTGACGAACCCGTCACTGACGGCGAGACACACGGAAAGACGAAGACTCAGGGCGCAGTACGTTTATCAGGGTCGTCGAGTATGTCTAGACGCCTTTTTGTACCTGGAAAACTGCACCCATTACCAGATAAAGAGGATCAGGAAGCACCTTGTCACACACGGAGTAACGCCACGAGTTCACGGGAACCACGGAAAAGTCCCCCACAACACCTTTTCGCTCGATATATACAAAATAGCGACGGAGTTCCTGAAGAGCTTCATAAGCAAACAGGAGGCGAAACAGAAGACTAGTACGAAGCAAGGATCGCTTCATCTTGCCTCCGACATGACGCGCAAGACGGTCCACGACTTGTATAGCAAGTACTGCAGAAAGTTGTCGCCCAGTATAAAAATTATGGGATATTCAACGTTCAGGAGATTCATGAAGGTTCAGTTTCCGCAAGTGAAATTTGCCAAGGTTGAATTCGTAGTCAAGGGACAAGTCGGTCAGAATCAAAATTCCGCCAAAGGTGGCGCGGAGGAAAGAGACAATAAGGATAAGTCTGcaggaaaaaaagatttagttCCGTTGGTCATTGCTAATTCGACAGTTGAACAAAATGGCGCGTATCTTTTAACTCCTGTCAATAAACTGCAAGAAGGAGTCAGCTATCAGCTCACTTCGGACGGATTTTTGGTCAAGAGTTCAACCGCGCAATTTACTGTAGTCAATAATCGTTGCCCCGAGTGA